A genomic window from Pseudomonadota bacterium includes:
- a CDS encoding beta-ketoacyl-[acyl-carrier-protein] synthase family protein produces the protein MRAPENNRVVVVGTEVSTSLGHGLEKTWRRAVNGESGIRWLTRFDAGDYPAKAVGEIPDYDPLAYEFLSERDVYFWDAKFIPLTMALCHDVAKKTGLVIDASNAHRVGALIGSAINGNDSYEQNLEGIREGGALKVSPFCLPNICANMPAGKASILLGFTGPVMAPATACATANHCIAEAAEIIQRGDADVMFAGGAEMPLLPAILYGFGNMRALLMSEKGDRSLENPAAASRPYSGDRRGFVLAEGAGIVLLASLAYAERRGLPILAEVIGQHMNSDAYHYTNPKVETITACVRGAIEDAGVAVDEVGYINGHGTSTKVGDKTEIACLRTVFGDALRKIPISSNKSQFGHSLAASAALEAAMTVRGLVEGIILPTLNLRVDPDFADLDLVPETARRAPHDIAISTSFGFGGPNCCVVFKRFGA, from the coding sequence ATGAGGGCGCCCGAGAACAATCGCGTCGTGGTGGTCGGCACCGAGGTGTCGACGTCGCTCGGCCACGGGCTCGAGAAGACGTGGCGGCGCGCGGTGAACGGCGAGTCCGGGATCCGCTGGCTGACGCGGTTCGACGCGGGCGACTACCCGGCCAAGGCGGTCGGCGAGATCCCGGACTACGATCCGCTCGCCTACGAGTTCCTCTCCGAGCGCGACGTCTACTTCTGGGACGCGAAGTTCATCCCTTTGACGATGGCGCTCTGCCACGACGTCGCAAAGAAGACCGGGCTCGTGATCGACGCCTCGAACGCGCACCGGGTGGGCGCGCTCATCGGCTCCGCGATCAACGGCAACGACTCCTACGAGCAGAACCTCGAGGGGATTCGCGAGGGCGGGGCGCTCAAGGTCTCGCCGTTCTGCCTGCCGAACATCTGCGCCAACATGCCCGCGGGCAAGGCGTCGATCCTGCTCGGGTTCACGGGGCCCGTGATGGCGCCGGCGACCGCGTGCGCGACGGCGAACCACTGCATCGCCGAGGCGGCCGAGATCATCCAGCGCGGCGACGCGGACGTCATGTTCGCGGGCGGCGCCGAGATGCCGCTCCTGCCGGCGATCCTCTACGGCTTCGGCAACATGCGGGCGCTCCTGATGTCCGAGAAGGGCGATCGCTCGCTCGAGAACCCGGCCGCCGCGAGCCGCCCGTACAGCGGGGATCGGCGCGGCTTCGTGCTCGCGGAGGGCGCCGGGATCGTCCTGCTCGCGTCGCTCGCCTACGCCGAGCGGAGGGGGCTCCCGATCCTCGCCGAGGTGATCGGCCAGCACATGAACTCGGACGCGTACCACTACACGAATCCCAAGGTGGAGACGATCACCGCCTGCGTGCGCGGCGCGATCGAGGACGCCGGGGTCGCGGTCGACGAGGTCGGCTACATCAACGGCCACGGCACCTCGACGAAGGTCGGCGACAAGACGGAGATCGCGTGCCTGCGCACCGTGTTCGGCGACGCGCTGCGGAAGATCCCGATCTCCTCGAACAAGTCGCAGTTCGGCCACTCGCTCGCGGCGTCCGCGGCGCTCGAGGCCGCGATGACCGTGCGCGGGCTCGTCGAAGGGATCATCCTGCCGACGCTCAACCTCCGCGTGGACCCCGACTTCGCGGACCTCGACCTCGTCCCGGAGACCGCGCGCCGCGCGCCGCACGACATCGCGATCTCGACCTCCTTCGGCTTCGGCGGCCCGAACTGCTGCGTCGTGTTCAAG
- a CDS encoding YbhB/YbcL family Raf kinase inhibitor-like protein produces the protein MRRAAAAFAFGAFVSACAGGDELPSFEVTSLAFGDGETIPAKHTCQAEDRSPPLRFEGAPEETASYAIVMIQADEGADAVARWLLWGVAAEAAGIAGGVALGEEPAAGLSQGTNDLGVVGYSGPCPAEVEEGEPEDTATHRYVFRAYALSQPPAVDPGALAGQLLAAIDDLVIATGSLEGVWAAE, from the coding sequence GTGAGGCGCGCGGCCGCGGCGTTCGCTTTCGGCGCGTTCGTCTCGGCGTGCGCCGGCGGGGACGAGCTGCCGTCGTTCGAGGTCACGAGCCTCGCGTTCGGCGACGGCGAGACGATCCCGGCGAAGCACACCTGCCAGGCGGAGGACCGCTCGCCGCCGCTGCGGTTCGAGGGCGCGCCCGAGGAGACGGCGTCCTACGCGATCGTCATGATCCAGGCGGACGAGGGCGCGGACGCGGTCGCGCGGTGGCTCCTCTGGGGGGTCGCGGCGGAGGCGGCCGGGATTGCCGGGGGCGTCGCGCTCGGCGAGGAGCCGGCCGCGGGCCTGTCGCAGGGGACGAACGACCTCGGCGTCGTCGGCTACTCGGGGCCGTGCCCGGCGGAGGTGGAGGAGGGGGAGCCCGAGGACACGGCGACCCACCGCTACGTCTTCCGGGCGTACGCGCTCTCTCAGCCGCCCGCCGTGGATCCGGGCGCGCTAGCGGGCCAGCTGCTCGCCGCGATCGACGACCTCGTGATCGCGACGGGCTCCCTCGAGGGGGTCTGGGCCGCGGAGTAG